One Candidatus Bathyarchaeota archaeon DNA segment encodes these proteins:
- a CDS encoding CPBP family intramembrane metalloprotease: MVNKGFSGVLLSVSAFIITFALIAFLDGAILVFYSEALSINIYDSSTFLPVIIIVNESVFGFASIIFGALIFKDNLKKELGLFSINLSADFKIGLLYGFIGWFLAIITAALINYFYPIEAPKELIEVLTPKSLWSLITFIALSWIFIGPCEELFFRGLIQTAFAKWKGVFISVLASAFIFSLAHLDFRFWVRSISTFILGLLYGWVYYRRKSIISVAVAHSLNDSLAFILAFIVK, translated from the coding sequence ATGGTGAATAAAGGTTTTAGCGGAGTTTTATTAAGCGTTTCAGCATTTATTATAACGTTTGCTTTAATAGCCTTTTTAGATGGAGCAATATTGGTTTTTTATTCAGAGGCTTTAAGCATTAACATTTATGATTCTTCAACTTTTTTGCCTGTAATTATAATTGTTAATGAAAGCGTTTTCGGTTTTGCTTCAATTATTTTTGGAGCTTTAATTTTTAAAGATAACCTTAAGAAAGAGCTAGGGTTATTTTCAATCAATTTGTCAGCAGATTTTAAAATTGGTCTTCTTTATGGTTTTATTGGATGGTTTCTCGCTATAATTACTGCGGCTTTAATTAATTATTTCTATCCAATTGAAGCGCCTAAAGAGTTAATTGAAGTTTTAACGCCTAAAAGTTTATGGAGTCTTATAACCTTTATAGCTTTATCTTGGATTTTTATCGGACCATGTGAAGAGTTATTTTTTAGAGGATTAATTCAAACCGCATTTGCTAAATGGAAAGGGGTCTTCATAAGCGTTTTAGCCAGCGCTTTTATTTTCAGTTTAGCGCATTTAGATTTCAGATTTTGGGTTAGAAGTATATCTACTTTTATTCTAGGCTTATTATATGGCTGGGTTTACTATCGGCGAAAAAGCATTATTTCAGTTGCTGTTGCGCACTCGCTTAATGATTCTCTAGCTTTTATTTTAGCTTTTATAGTTAAATGA
- a CDS encoding 50S ribosomal protein L40e, with translation MPITEIFKKQLAQKHRLYYKVCRKCGAKNASSAEKCRKCRSRNLRWKKRELGAK, from the coding sequence ATGCCTATTACTGAAATATTTAAAAAGCAGCTGGCTCAAAAACATAGGCTTTACTATAAAGTTTGTAGGAAATGTGGAGCTAAAAACGCTTCTTCAGCTGAGAAATGCAGAAAATGCAGAAGCAGAAATTTAAGATGGAAGAAAAGAGAATTAGGCGCTAAATAG
- a CDS encoding NAD(P)/FAD-dependent oxidoreductase, translating into MSETVDLLIVGAGPCGSFAALTASKLGLKVKVYEEHSEPGVPEHCPGHISIRGLKNLNLNPPKEIIENEIKGIKLYSPSGLNLTFEDSKPSVYVVNRKLFDKWLYNQAKSFNVNYVFNSKIKNLSFNKNELTVKAFSKNDESEARCSFLIDAEGSSGFLARKAGLINDRKLVCGVHAIIEGVKDLDEDFAEVYLGRSFSPNFFAWIIPKGGKEAKVGLAAEKKNPIALLKLFIKKHSLASKKIGNAKILSLFPHPIPINGPIKKFFHKNFLVAGDSASQVKPTTGGGLITGFISVKIAVEAIYEGDKDFGEKYQARWNKTLGLNFFFMRQARRLLNSLPDKALDKIFNVAKKLNIEEAPLMSNLDFQLNLVKPLAKKPFSWKVISFLSSF; encoded by the coding sequence TTGAGTGAAACAGTTGACTTGCTTATTGTTGGAGCAGGCCCATGCGGTTCTTTCGCAGCTTTAACAGCTTCAAAATTAGGTTTAAAAGTTAAAGTTTATGAGGAGCATTCTGAGCCGGGGGTACCTGAGCATTGCCCCGGTCACATAAGCATTAGAGGTTTAAAAAACTTAAATTTAAATCCACCTAAAGAAATAATTGAAAATGAAATTAAAGGAATAAAACTTTACTCCCCAAGCGGCTTAAACTTAACTTTTGAAGATTCTAAACCATCAGTCTACGTTGTTAATAGAAAATTATTTGATAAATGGCTTTATAATCAAGCTAAAAGCTTTAATGTAAATTATGTTTTTAACTCAAAAATAAAAAACTTAAGCTTTAATAAAAATGAGTTAACTGTAAAAGCTTTTTCCAAGAATGATGAGAGTGAAGCCCGATGCAGTTTTCTCATAGATGCGGAAGGCTCCAGTGGGTTCCTAGCTAGAAAAGCAGGTTTAATTAACGATAGAAAGCTTGTATGCGGGGTTCACGCGATTATTGAAGGGGTTAAAGATTTAGATGAAGATTTCGCTGAAGTTTATTTAGGAAGAAGTTTTTCTCCAAATTTTTTTGCTTGGATAATCCCTAAAGGCGGTAAAGAAGCTAAAGTAGGTTTAGCAGCTGAAAAAAAGAATCCAATCGCTTTGTTAAAGCTTTTCATTAAAAAACATTCTTTAGCTTCAAAAAAAATTGGTAACGCTAAAATCTTAAGTTTATTTCCTCACCCAATACCAATAAACGGTCCAATTAAAAAATTTTTTCATAAAAACTTTCTTGTTGCGGGAGATTCCGCATCTCAAGTTAAACCAACTACTGGTGGAGGATTAATTACAGGGTTTATAAGCGTTAAAATAGCTGTTGAAGCGATTTATGAAGGCGATAAGGATTTTGGTGAAAAATATCAAGCAAGATGGAATAAAACTTTAGGATTAAACTTCTTTTTCATGCGTCAAGCAAGACGATTATTAAATTCTCTTCCAGATAAAGCTTTAGATAAAATATTTAATGTTGCTAAAAAACTTAATATTGAAGAAGCCCCTTTAATGAGTAACTTAGATTTTCAATTAAATTTAGTTAAACCTTTAGCGAAGAAGCCTTTTTCGTGGAAGGTTATTTCATTTCTCTCCTCTTTTTAA
- a CDS encoding NTP transferase domain-containing protein yields the protein MDLTTLIMAGGKGSRMKIKCEKPLIKIMNKPMFQWVVEAVKKSKVTSKIIIAVSKNTRKTGKIASKLMLKVIETPGEGYISDYQYVIKKLNLKDVLILPSDIPLIGSKTIKEIITYYIKSDKPALSVMVPLTLFKKLGLTPDYIFNINGVMASPIGINVINGTMIKKAYIEEEILVLNKAELAINVNTIHELKLINEILNKKYMRQHYYKNCTS from the coding sequence ATGGATTTAACAACATTAATTATGGCTGGTGGAAAAGGCTCTAGAATGAAAATTAAATGCGAAAAACCGCTTATAAAAATAATGAATAAACCTATGTTTCAATGGGTTGTAGAAGCTGTTAAAAAATCTAAAGTAACCTCTAAAATAATAATTGCTGTTTCAAAAAACACTAGAAAGACAGGTAAGATAGCATCAAAATTAATGCTCAAAGTTATAGAAACTCCAGGAGAAGGATACATTAGTGACTATCAATACGTTATTAAAAAGTTAAATCTTAAAGATGTATTGATTTTACCTTCTGATATACCCTTAATCGGTAGCAAAACTATAAAAGAAATTATAACCTATTACATAAAAAGCGATAAACCTGCCTTATCTGTCATGGTTCCTTTAACATTATTCAAAAAATTGGGTTTAACTCCAGATTATATATTTAACATTAATGGAGTAATGGCTTCTCCAATTGGAATAAACGTTATTAATGGAACAATGATTAAAAAAGCATATATTGAAGAAGAAATATTGGTTTTAAATAAAGCGGAGCTAGCTATTAATGTAAATACTATCCACGAACTAAAATTAATTAATGAAATTCTTAATAAAAAATACATGCGGCAGCATTATTATAAAAATTGTACATCATAG
- a CDS encoding DUF1610 domain-containing protein: MNPSYEGGRELSEVEMPKCNWCGRLILPGEAATKFPCPNCGEIIIWRCKKCRGFGRVYKCVKCGFTGP; encoded by the coding sequence ATGAATCCTTCATATGAAGGGGGAAGAGAATTGAGCGAGGTGGAGATGCCTAAATGCAATTGGTGTGGAAGGTTAATTCTGCCAGGAGAAGCAGCTACAAAGTTCCCTTGCCCAAACTGTGGGGAAATAATTATTTGGCGATGCAAAAAATGCAGAGGTTTTGGAAGAGTTTATAAATGCGTTAAATGTGGTTTTACAGGTCCGTAA
- the cobS gene encoding adenosylcobinamide-GDP ribazoletransferase — protein MKILKEFKSAIAFLTIFPVNEGSLIDAINGMYFFPIIGAMIGFTAGIFSLLISHFLSRLLTSLFTLGLLLLITGLHHLDGLADFGDGVMASGVKEDKLKAMRDVNLGIGGLTLTTLVTLSSIFAIYQLNFNFLLQTLIASETSAKLSMVFLALISKPAYNGLGASFIKGMKGKKGLIRFFLALITSAIIIFLTFSFFGILILISGLITSLILFIISNTKFGGVTGDILGALNEISRMLSLVIAGLVV, from the coding sequence ATGAAAATTTTAAAAGAGTTTAAAAGTGCAATAGCTTTTTTAACAATTTTTCCCGTAAATGAGGGAAGTTTAATTGATGCTATCAATGGAATGTATTTTTTTCCTATCATTGGAGCAATGATAGGTTTTACAGCTGGAATCTTTAGTCTATTAATATCACATTTTCTTTCACGCTTATTGACAAGCTTGTTTACTTTAGGGCTTTTATTATTAATAACTGGCCTCCACCATCTTGATGGTTTAGCAGATTTTGGAGATGGAGTAATGGCTTCTGGAGTTAAAGAAGATAAGTTAAAAGCTATGCGTGATGTTAATTTAGGTATAGGTGGTTTAACATTAACCACTTTAGTAACGCTTTCTTCAATCTTCGCTATTTATCAATTAAATTTCAATTTTTTGCTTCAAACGTTAATAGCCTCGGAAACTTCAGCTAAGCTTTCTATGGTTTTTCTAGCTTTAATATCTAAACCTGCTTATAATGGTTTAGGCGCAAGCTTTATTAAAGGAATGAAAGGAAAAAAAGGTTTAATTAGATTTTTTCTAGCTTTAATCACATCTGCAATAATAATTTTTCTCACTTTCTCTTTTTTTGGAATTTTAATTTTAATAAGCGGATTAATAACCTCATTAATACTTTTTATCATTTCAAATACCAAGTTTGGTGGAGTCACAGGTGATATATTAGGCGCTTTAAATGAAATTTCTAGAATGTTATCTTTAGTTATCGCAGGTTTGGTGGTTTAA
- a CDS encoding transcriptional repressor: MSKVWSSTPLSLFIVETLEKKKSMIDKDELLKEIKEKYNEISFRELNNILLKLEVLGVIKVSRLMKGKRIVELAKNL; the protein is encoded by the coding sequence ATGAGTAAAGTTTGGTCCTCAACACCATTATCTTTATTTATAGTTGAAACTTTAGAGAAGAAGAAGTCAATGATAGATAAAGATGAGCTTTTAAAAGAAATTAAAGAAAAATATAATGAAATAAGTTTTAGAGAGTTAAACAATATTTTATTAAAGCTTGAAGTCTTGGGTGTAATAAAGGTTTCAAGATTAATGAAAGGAAAACGGATAGTTGAATTAGCTAAAAACCTTTAA
- a CDS encoding elongation factor 1-beta codes for MAKVLTSIKIFPSNPEVDLTSLKNEVKNKLPKEASVIRFDEDPIAFGLIALIAHITTPENEPEKINEVEEALKSLKDVSEIQILSSTRV; via the coding sequence ATGGCAAAAGTTTTAACTTCAATTAAAATTTTCCCATCAAATCCTGAAGTTGATTTAACAAGCTTAAAGAATGAAGTTAAAAATAAACTTCCAAAAGAAGCTTCAGTAATTAGATTTGATGAGGACCCTATTGCGTTCGGTTTAATCGCTTTAATCGCTCATATAACTACTCCAGAAAATGAACCTGAAAAAATAAATGAGGTTGAAGAAGCTTTAAAATCTTTAAAGGATGTAAGCGAAATTCAGATATTAAGCTCAACTAGAGTTTAG
- the aspS gene encoding aspartate--tRNA(Asn) ligase, with translation MVDELENWRRTHYSKEISPKLDGKEVIVFGWIEDIRDLGKIAFYTLRDREGLIQFTIHKKKASEKLLEKLSSIKRQYAIGVKGIIKANPEAPKGVELTPLEVKILGEASHPLPLDPTGRVPADLDTRLKTRILDLRRPECRAIFLIKHEVTNAIRSFLVNKGYIEVHTPRIISAAAEGGAALFSIKYFDAQAYLAQSPELYKEQLITVFEKVFEIGTFFRAEEAHTRRHLNEFISVDLEEAFVTMDDVMKTQEEMIAYAISKVKENRKEELETLSVTLDTPKTPFKRYTYDEILNELKNVGETIEWGEDISTPAYRKLRKLHLNEFYFIVDWPSKARPFYIKPKENNAKLSYAFDLMYEWVEVASGGSRVDKKTVFLERLKEQKLNPESFKFYLDVFDYGMPPHAGWGLGLDRLIMALLKIQNIREAVLFPRDKFLLVP, from the coding sequence ATGGTGGATGAACTGGAAAATTGGCGGAGAACACATTATTCAAAGGAGATTTCCCCAAAGCTTGATGGAAAAGAAGTCATAGTTTTCGGGTGGATTGAAGATATTAGAGATTTAGGGAAAATAGCTTTTTACACTTTAAGAGATCGAGAAGGCTTAATCCAATTTACTATTCATAAAAAAAAGGCTTCAGAAAAGCTTTTAGAAAAATTAAGCTCTATTAAAAGGCAATATGCCATAGGTGTTAAAGGAATAATTAAAGCAAATCCTGAAGCCCCTAAAGGCGTAGAGTTAACGCCTTTAGAAGTTAAAATTCTTGGTGAAGCTTCGCATCCTCTTCCTTTAGATCCAACAGGAAGAGTTCCAGCTGATCTTGATACTAGGTTAAAAACTAGAATTCTAGATTTACGAAGACCTGAATGCCGAGCCATATTCTTAATTAAACATGAAGTAACTAATGCTATAAGAAGTTTTCTTGTAAATAAAGGTTACATAGAGGTTCATACGCCTAGAATTATATCAGCTGCAGCTGAAGGAGGCGCAGCTTTATTCTCAATAAAATATTTTGATGCTCAAGCTTATTTAGCTCAAAGCCCCGAGCTTTATAAAGAGCAGTTAATTACTGTTTTCGAGAAAGTTTTTGAGATTGGAACATTCTTTAGAGCTGAAGAAGCACATACCCGCCGTCATTTAAACGAGTTTATTTCAGTAGATCTTGAAGAAGCTTTCGTAACTATGGATGATGTAATGAAAACGCAGGAAGAAATGATTGCTTATGCTATTTCAAAAGTAAAAGAAAATCGTAAAGAAGAATTAGAAACATTAAGCGTAACGCTTGATACGCCTAAAACCCCGTTTAAAAGATATACGTACGATGAGATTTTAAATGAGCTTAAAAATGTAGGAGAAACAATAGAATGGGGAGAAGATATTTCAACTCCAGCCTATAGAAAACTTAGAAAACTTCACTTAAATGAATTTTATTTTATAGTTGATTGGCCATCGAAGGCTAGACCTTTCTATATAAAACCTAAAGAAAATAACGCTAAGCTAAGCTATGCTTTCGATTTAATGTATGAATGGGTTGAAGTAGCTTCAGGAGGATCAAGAGTTGATAAAAAAACGGTATTTTTAGAAAGATTAAAAGAGCAAAAGTTGAATCCTGAATCTTTTAAATTTTATTTAGATGTTTTCGATTATGGAATGCCGCCTCATGCTGGTTGGGGATTAGGGTTAGATAGATTAATCATGGCGCTTTTAAAAATACAAAACATTAGAGAAGCAGTTTTATTTCCTAGAGATAAATTTCTGCTTGTTCCATGA
- a CDS encoding CDC48 family AAA ATPase, producing MVRETQLKVVDAKQRDVGHGKVRIDAETMKLLGVTPGDFVEIRGKKTTVAVAWPAYSEDEAQGIIRMDGLVRRNAGVAINEYVSISKADVKEAKSIVFAPTDVRLSVDQEFIDFVRRRFMDTPFMEGDVVMLSIFGSAIPLIVTRVRPRGPVKLTESTHVQVLSEPTPERKGIPMVTYEDIGGLHEEIQRIREMVELPLRHPELFQRLGIEPPRGVFLYGPPGCGKTLLAKAVANESEANFYVISGPEIMSKFYGESEARLREIFQKAQETAPSIVFIDELDAIAPKREEVTGEVERRVVAQLLALMDGIGSRGNIIVIGATNRPNAIDPALRRPGRFDREIEIGVPDKKGRLEILQIHTRSMPLAEDVNLKRLAEITHGYTGADIAALCREAAMKALRRYLPEINLEEERIPPQILEKMVVKMEDFMNAYKEVTPTAMREIYVEVPTVKWKDVGGLEKVKAELTEAIEWPLKRPNAFKRLGIKPPKGILLYGPPGCGKTLLAKAVANESEANFISIKGPEIFSKWVGESEKAIREVFRKGRTAAPSIIFFDEIDAIVPRRGLGYADSGVTERVISQLLTELDGIESLENVVVMGATNRPDMLDPAILRPGRFDKLIYVPAPDEHTLLQIYKIHTRDVPLAKDVDLSHLAKISIGYSGADVSALCREAAMNALRKNPNAKEVTFEDFKLAMNEVKPSITPDMEAWYQNFIKRLRREKATTPVAIT from the coding sequence TTGGTAAGAGAGACCCAGCTTAAAGTTGTTGACGCTAAGCAAAGAGATGTGGGACATGGAAAAGTTAGAATAGACGCTGAAACTATGAAGCTGCTTGGAGTTACGCCTGGAGATTTCGTTGAAATAAGAGGGAAAAAAACGACTGTTGCTGTAGCTTGGCCAGCTTATTCAGAAGATGAAGCTCAAGGAATAATTAGAATGGATGGTTTAGTTAGAAGGAACGCTGGAGTAGCTATAAATGAATATGTTTCTATAAGTAAAGCTGATGTAAAAGAGGCTAAAAGCATAGTTTTCGCTCCAACAGATGTTAGATTAAGCGTTGATCAAGAGTTTATAGATTTTGTTAGACGAAGGTTTATGGATACACCATTTATGGAAGGGGATGTAGTTATGCTTTCAATATTTGGAAGCGCTATTCCCCTTATAGTTACTAGAGTTAGACCTAGAGGTCCAGTAAAGCTTACTGAATCAACTCATGTTCAAGTTTTAAGTGAACCTACACCAGAAAGAAAAGGAATACCAATGGTAACTTATGAAGATATAGGCGGGCTTCATGAAGAAATTCAAAGAATAAGAGAAATGGTTGAGCTTCCTTTAAGGCATCCTGAGTTATTTCAAAGGCTTGGAATAGAGCCGCCTAGAGGAGTTTTCCTTTATGGTCCTCCTGGATGCGGTAAAACTTTATTAGCTAAAGCTGTAGCAAATGAAAGCGAAGCAAACTTTTATGTAATTTCAGGTCCAGAGATTATGAGTAAGTTTTATGGTGAATCTGAAGCTAGGCTTAGAGAAATATTCCAAAAAGCTCAAGAAACAGCTCCAAGCATTGTTTTTATTGATGAGCTTGATGCTATAGCTCCTAAAAGGGAGGAGGTTACTGGAGAAGTTGAAAGAAGAGTTGTAGCTCAACTTTTAGCTTTAATGGATGGAATAGGTTCTAGAGGAAACATTATTGTTATTGGAGCTACTAATAGACCTAACGCTATTGACCCGGCTTTAAGAAGACCTGGAAGATTCGATAGAGAAATAGAAATAGGAGTGCCAGATAAGAAAGGTAGACTTGAAATTCTTCAAATACATACAAGAAGCATGCCCTTAGCTGAAGATGTAAACTTAAAGAGGTTGGCTGAAATTACTCATGGATATACAGGTGCGGATATAGCGGCTTTATGTCGTGAAGCAGCTATGAAGGCTTTAAGAAGATATCTTCCAGAAATAAATCTGGAAGAAGAACGCATTCCACCCCAAATCTTAGAGAAAATGGTTGTTAAAATGGAGGATTTCATGAATGCTTATAAAGAGGTAACTCCAACAGCGATGAGAGAAATTTACGTTGAGGTTCCAACAGTTAAATGGAAAGATGTAGGAGGCTTAGAAAAAGTTAAAGCGGAGTTAACGGAAGCTATTGAATGGCCTTTAAAAAGGCCTAACGCTTTTAAAAGATTAGGTATTAAACCGCCTAAAGGAATTCTTCTTTATGGTCCTCCTGGATGCGGTAAAACTTTATTAGCTAAAGCTGTAGCAAATGAAAGCGAAGCAAACTTTATATCAATTAAAGGTCCAGAAATATTTAGTAAATGGGTTGGAGAATCTGAAAAAGCTATTAGAGAAGTATTTAGAAAGGGTAGAACAGCAGCGCCTTCAATAATATTTTTCGATGAAATAGATGCTATAGTCCCTAGAAGAGGATTAGGCTACGCTGATTCAGGAGTTACTGAGAGAGTTATAAGCCAATTATTAACAGAGCTTGATGGAATAGAATCTTTAGAAAATGTTGTAGTTATGGGTGCTACTAATAGACCTGATATGCTTGATCCAGCAATTTTAAGGCCTGGAAGATTTGATAAATTAATTTATGTGCCAGCACCAGATGAGCATACTTTGCTTCAAATATATAAAATTCATACAAGAGATGTTCCATTAGCTAAAGATGTTGATTTATCCCATCTAGCTAAAATCTCAATTGGTTATTCTGGAGCAGATGTTTCAGCTTTATGCCGTGAAGCGGCTATGAATGCTTTAAGAAAGAATCCAAACGCTAAGGAAGTTACATTTGAAGATTTTAAATTAGCTATGAATGAAGTTAAACCAAGCATAACCCCTGATATGGAAGCTTGGTATCAAAACTTCATTAAAAGATTAAGAAGAGAGAAGGCAACAACACCTGTTGCAATAACTTGA
- a CDS encoding ribonucleotide reductase, with protein sequence MTLNKIRKRDGRIVDFDSGRIRDAIHRAFIAVELGNGEKAEEVANEVVKLLEEKFKYEIPSVEDAQDLVIKVLKNKGYEKVAEEYQVYRERKNEIRSLREKLGFLEPKLTVNALEVLKSRYLLRNEFGEVIETPDQMFMRVAKAISKVDAMYGEDLKKSEKIFYNMMAKLEFLPNSPTLFNAGTSLGQLSACFVLPIEDSLKSIFKAVMDMALIEQSGGGVGFDFSKLRPKGDIVKSTAGVASGPVSFMRVFDVATDVIKAGGRRRGAMMGILRVDHPDIIEFIIVKQTSGILSNFNISVAITDEFMDKLEKDEEYWLINPRNKEKVKKLKARKIWDLIIESAWKSGDPGIIFIDEVNRHNPTPEAGKIEATNPCLPSYAWIMTEQGPKQVSDLINKKFIAIVNGERWSSSFEGFFQTGVKPIYKLLTKEGFELYLTKNHLVMKVKEEANGIKFKWVKAENLRKGDKILLNSHASIDFWEGLYSFEEGYFTASLITANNFKNECTFSDEIQLSNSCMLESCITINLIEKASSRFCKGLIAGLFDANSFIKKGKERFIIGFTQTNVELLKAIQRMLLRLGIYSKIRFKKNNKTLKNSITKPNYELVIYSKESILHFIQKIDFKDLKKKRKIQNLIKNCEKLEVKEHFTATFEKLIFNSVEPTYDVKIPGLNAFDANGFYVHNCGEQPLLPYESCNLGSINLSRMVENKEINWNKLKETVRNAVHFLDNVIDANIYPLKEIEEVTKANRKIGLGVMGFADMLIKLEVPYNSKTALNIAEKIMKFITDTAREKSMELGEERGSFPNFEKSIWKNEYSAMRNATVTTIAPTGSISIIAGCSSGIEPLFAISFIRNVLGGKRLFEINPLFELIAKQKGFYNAKLLEEVAKTGSVQKITEVPKEVKKNFVTALDISPEWHIKMQAAFQKYTDNAVSKTVNLPYDASVNDVKKIFELAWKLKCKGVTIFRYGSKPEQVLYVGKVKAKKKKFIAAEAEYAGGCPTKTCPFP encoded by the coding sequence ATGACGCTTAATAAAATTAGAAAAAGAGATGGAAGAATAGTAGATTTCGATTCCGGAAGAATTAGAGATGCTATTCATAGAGCTTTTATTGCTGTAGAGCTTGGCAATGGAGAAAAAGCTGAGGAAGTAGCCAATGAAGTTGTTAAACTTTTAGAAGAAAAATTTAAATATGAAATTCCATCAGTAGAAGATGCTCAAGATTTAGTTATAAAAGTTTTAAAGAACAAAGGGTATGAAAAAGTTGCAGAAGAATATCAAGTTTATAGAGAAAGAAAAAATGAGATAAGAAGTTTAAGAGAGAAGCTTGGTTTTCTTGAGCCTAAATTAACAGTTAACGCATTAGAGGTTTTAAAATCAAGATATTTATTGAGAAATGAATTTGGAGAAGTAATTGAGACTCCAGATCAAATGTTTATGAGAGTGGCTAAAGCAATTTCAAAAGTTGACGCAATGTATGGAGAAGACCTAAAGAAGAGTGAAAAAATATTTTATAATATGATGGCTAAACTTGAGTTTTTACCGAATTCACCTACGCTTTTTAACGCTGGAACAAGCTTAGGGCAATTATCAGCATGCTTTGTTTTACCTATTGAAGATTCTTTAAAAAGCATATTTAAAGCTGTAATGGATATGGCTTTAATTGAGCAAAGCGGTGGGGGGGTTGGATTTGATTTTTCAAAGCTTAGACCTAAAGGTGATATTGTGAAATCTACGGCAGGAGTTGCTTCTGGACCGGTAAGCTTTATGCGAGTTTTCGATGTAGCAACAGATGTGATAAAAGCTGGTGGAAGAAGAAGAGGAGCTATGATGGGAATTTTAAGAGTTGATCACCCGGATATAATCGAATTTATAATAGTGAAGCAAACTTCAGGCATTTTATCTAATTTTAATATTTCAGTTGCAATTACAGATGAGTTTATGGATAAACTTGAGAAAGATGAAGAATATTGGTTAATTAATCCAAGAAATAAAGAAAAAGTAAAAAAACTTAAAGCTAGAAAAATTTGGGATTTAATTATTGAATCTGCTTGGAAAAGCGGAGATCCTGGAATAATATTTATTGATGAAGTCAATAGACATAATCCAACTCCAGAAGCTGGTAAAATTGAGGCAACTAACCCATGTCTTCCATCCTATGCTTGGATTATGACTGAACAAGGTCCTAAACAAGTATCTGACTTAATAAATAAAAAATTTATTGCAATTGTTAATGGAGAAAGATGGAGTTCAAGTTTTGAAGGCTTCTTTCAAACAGGTGTGAAGCCTATTTATAAGTTATTAACTAAAGAAGGGTTTGAGTTATATTTAACAAAAAACCATTTAGTTATGAAGGTTAAGGAAGAAGCAAATGGTATTAAATTTAAATGGGTTAAAGCAGAAAATTTAAGAAAAGGAGATAAAATCCTCTTAAACAGTCATGCCTCAATAGATTTTTGGGAAGGCTTATATTCATTTGAAGAAGGATATTTTACAGCATCGCTTATAACAGCTAACAATTTTAAAAATGAATGCACTTTTAGCGATGAAATTCAATTAAGCAATAGTTGCATGCTTGAAAGCTGCATTACAATTAATTTGATAGAGAAGGCTTCATCAAGATTTTGTAAAGGTTTAATAGCTGGTTTATTCGATGCAAACAGTTTCATTAAGAAAGGAAAAGAAAGATTCATTATAGGGTTTACTCAAACTAACGTTGAATTGCTTAAAGCAATTCAACGCATGCTTCTTAGACTTGGAATATACTCTAAAATTCGTTTTAAAAAAAATAATAAAACTTTAAAAAATAGTATTACTAAACCTAACTATGAGCTGGTAATTTATTCAAAAGAAAGCATTTTGCATTTTATTCAAAAAATAGATTTTAAAGATTTAAAGAAGAAGAGGAAAATTCAAAATTTAATAAAGAATTGTGAAAAGCTGGAGGTTAAGGAGCATTTTACAGCAACATTTGAAAAATTGATTTTTAATAGTGTAGAGCCGACTTATGATGTTAAAATCCCTGGATTAAACGCTTTCGATGCGAACGGATTTTACGTGCATAATTGTGGAGAGCAACCATTGCTGCCATATGAATCATGCAATTTAGGTTCAATAAATCTTTCAAGAATGGTTGAAAATAAAGAAATAAATTGGAATAAACTTAAAGAAACTGTGAGAAATGCTGTGCACTTCCTTGACAACGTAATTGACGCGAACATATATCCATTAAAAGAAATAGAGGAGGTTACTAAAGCTAATAGAAAGATAGGGTTAGGAGTTATGGGGTTTGCAGATATGCTTATAAAGCTTGAAGTCCCATATAATTCAAAAACAGCTTTAAATATTGCTGAAAAAATTATGAAGTTTATAACTGATACTGCTAGAGAAAAATCTATGGAGCTAGGTGAGGAAAGAGGTTCATTCCCAAATTTTGAAAAAAGCATTTGGAAAAATGAATATTCAGCTATGAGAAATGCGACTGTAACTACTATAGCGCCTACAGGAAGCATAAGCATAATAGCTGGATGCTCATCTGGAATAGAACCTTTATTCGCAATTTCATTTATAAGAAATGTTTTAGGTGGAAAAAGGCTTTTTGAAATAAATCCATTATTTGAGTTAATAGCAAAACAAAAAGGATTTTATAATGCTAAGCTTCTTGAAGAAGTGGCAAAAACAGGTTCTGTACAAAAAATTACTGAAGTACCTAAGGAAGTTAAAAAAAATTTTGTTACAGCTTTAGATATTTCTCCAGAATGGCATATTAAAATGCAAGCTGCTTTCCAAAAATATACTGATAACGCTGTTTCAAAAACAGTTAATTTACCTTATGATGCAAGTGTAAATGATGTTAAAAAAATTTTTGAGTTAGCATGGAAGCTTAAATGCAAAGGAGTAACTATATTCAGATATGGAAGCAAACCAGAACAAGTTTTATATGTAGGAAAAGTTAAAGCTAAAAAGAAGAAGTTTATTGCTGCAGAAGCGGAGTATGCTGGAGGATGCCCAACAAAAACATGCCCCTTCCCATAA